The DNA window AGACGATAGCGCGAAGATAGTCCTGCCCTGGAAAACCTGTGGTCATAGGTTTGCTCAAAGTCTCAGTTGTGTTGTTCATGGAACATTCTCCCTGCTTCCTGGACCAAATACTCGGCGATCGCATCCTTGCCGCTCAAGGATTGTGGATGGGATACCGTGCCTGCGAAAGCCTGGGCTGCATGCTCGGTCTGATTCACATCCTGCAGCTGGTTATAAACAAGATGCGAGAGTCTATATTTCTTCAGGTAATCGGTGACGATAGCGTCACGCTCATGCGCATCGGCGGCGACTTCCAGTTTGAATCCGACCTTGAAGCGGAGGTCCTGCTGAACCGCGGCGATGATCTTCGGCGTCCGCACGAAATCCACTTTCAGTTCGTCCTTGCTGCGCACCTTGCCGGATAATTTTTCAGCGGGAACAAAATCCAGCACGGAAGCGGCGAAGATGGCTCCATCCAAACCGCCAGCGGCAGAATCCTGCACGGCCTTCAGCATTTCGTCCGTGGTCGTGACGCTGGTCAGGGTCGAATAGCTCTGTGGCCGCACGAGACAGGGCCCGGCGACGACATGCACGCGGTGACCGTAACGATAGAATTCCTCGGTGATATGGGTTCCCAAAGCGCCCGAGGAATAATTGGAAATATAGCGGACATCATCAATCGGCCCGCGCGTCGTGCCCATTGTGATTAAAAATCTGCGGCCGTGTTTTTGATTCAAAAGATGCGCAACGCGATCGGCAAGCTGTTTGGGGTCCGGAAATTTTTGTTTGCCTTCCTCTTCGCGAGCGGCCAGAACTGTGCAAAAACTGCTGATTTTCTGCAGATTCTCAGCCACCATCGGGCTATGCAAAAGGCTGTCATGCATATTGGGAACGAGGATCACAGGCTTGCCTTGACCCAGATAGGACGCGATCAAGGCCGTGGCCGGCGTATGGGTCAGACCATGCGCGATCTTGCCGATGAGGCTGGCAGAAGCCGGAGCCACGACGCAGGCATCATTCTGTGCGATATGCGAGGCCTCACCCTCAAAGCGGGTGCGGACCTGCCTTGCAGCGGCCCACGACAGTGCGGTTTCGGTGGTGAAGAGCGAGCCGCCTTGCGTCAACCAGGGATGCACTTCAGCTCCGATACGCCGCAGCGCGCGGATGAAGCGAACGCTTTCCACGGCTCCGATCGAGCCCGAGACCACAAGATCCACGGAATGCGCACGCAGCGCTGCCGATATTTGACTGACATGGAGATCATGCGACGCCATCAAAAACACCTATTCCTGCGATGTGAGTCCAGCTTTGAATATAGGTCTTGGTGCCAATTCGTCAAATCATTCCGTCAGCTGGTTTTGACAAAACACAATGGGGCTGAACGACAGCACACGTCCAACGGAGGTGCGGTTGTTCAGCCCCAGATCAAGTCAGCTTCACCCTAGGTTTTAACCTTAGGCGTTGGCTGCCTTTTGTGCGCGCTCGTTGGCGTTGGGAACATTCAGTGGCAGGCTGGCTGCAGTTGTTCCTTCGATGCGAACTTTATTTTTGCGCTTTTTGCCGGCGCGAGCTTTGTTCATTGCACGTCTAACTTTGGATCTTTTGGTAGGGGAAGCCATTTTTTTTCCTCTCGACTTTCGAACCTAAGCGTATAGGTCGGGGGAGCTTAGTGGAAATCAGCCGGGCTGTCCAGCCAAATCCAGGTCCCGGCGCTCGATTCATGGTGCCGATAGACTTCAGGAGCCTGTAAGGTATGATGGACAGCATTGTGTCGCTTCTATATGTTTTTATGGCGGAGATTGTATGCGGCTGATTCAAGTGTTTGCTGTGATGTCTTTGTGGCTGTGTATGGGCCGGGCCTGGGCTGTGGACGAACCTGTGGATAAAAATTTCGGAGGCCCTTATGTGGGCGGTCTTCTGAATCTGGGGCAATCGTTCAAGGCCGGTTCGGGTTCCCCGGGCACCGCTTACCTTCTGGGGGCGGACGTGGGTTATGGCATCAAGCGCGATACCTGGAATCGCATCGAGCTCGGTGCGGAATTTTCGACGGGAAAGGCTTCATTTTCCGATAAATCCGCTGGGGTGGAGTACGATGTCGACCTTGACCTCGACCTTGTCATGATGCTGAAAGCCGGCTACGGCTACAGCCTGGGTGATGCGGCCTTCGGGACCTTCCGCCTTGGAGTGGGGATTGCCCAGGCCAGCGCAGAGATTGCCGGCGCTACGGACGATTCCAGCGGCGTGGCGGCAATGATAGCCTGGGATGCCTTTTTCCCGGCGAGTCAGACCATGGATTTCCTCTTTGGTGCCAGCTATCGGACCTTCAATTTCAAATTCGAAGGCTCGGATAGCATTCAGGTCAGCATGCCGGGGATTTACGCCGGAGCTCGGGTAAGAATGTAAGGCTTGTATCATTAACGGCGGACACGCTGGAATCGGGTGTCCGCCAGTCACTTCAGATCAGTCCGCCTGCTCAATCCGCCTGTTCCAGCACAAAATAGCTGGGGAATATTTCGCGTCGGCTGCTGTTACTTTCCTTCTGCTGAAACTCGACCGGCCTAAAACCGATGCGACGGAATAGAGTCTGCGCATGCCTCATCTCGGATGTGGCTTCCAGATAGAGCCTTACGTAGCCGAGTTCACGGGCTTTTTGAATGCCGGCTTTCATCAGCTTGCGACCCAGCCCAAGGCCCCTATAGGCAGGACTGATCACGAGTTCACGTATTTCGCCGATGTGTTCGCGCGGGTCGAGTCCTGCAAAAGGACGCACACCAACGCCTCCAATCACCTGCCCGCCCTCGCGATCCCTAAGCACGAGATAGACGGCGCCGTCTTCCTGATAACTTGCCAGAAAGCGCGGCAATCGCCGGCGAGTGGACGCCAGCACGGTGCCTTCATCGGGATAACTCATCAAACTTTGTTCGATGACAGCTACGGCCCCTGCCTCATCAGCAGGCTGAATCGGCCTCAGATCGTAGCGTTCCGAGAAAAGCAATTGATCCAAAGGATCCAAAAATGCCAGTTGAGAAGCGAGAGAATTGTCCATGAACACGACCTCATACAAGAATCGGGAGAGGCCTTTGCAAAAAGGCTGCCGCTTGTGTTTTTGTCACTTATTTTAAGCGCGTCATAATTTTACGCCTATTCTAGCAGCTTTTTTCCCATTGTCAAAAAGCTCTTGTTTCTGAT is part of the Oligoflexus sp. genome and encodes:
- a CDS encoding GNAT family N-acetyltransferase, with amino-acid sequence MDNSLASQLAFLDPLDQLLFSERYDLRPIQPADEAGAVAVIEQSLMSYPDEGTVLASTRRRLPRFLASYQEDGAVYLVLRDREGGQVIGGVGVRPFAGLDPREHIGEIRELVISPAYRGLGLGRKLMKAGIQKARELGYVRLYLEATSEMRHAQTLFRRIGFRPVEFQQKESNSSRREIFPSYFVLEQAD
- a CDS encoding outer membrane beta-barrel protein; this translates as MRLIQVFAVMSLWLCMGRAWAVDEPVDKNFGGPYVGGLLNLGQSFKAGSGSPGTAYLLGADVGYGIKRDTWNRIELGAEFSTGKASFSDKSAGVEYDVDLDLDLVMMLKAGYGYSLGDAAFGTFRLGVGIAQASAEIAGATDDSSGVAAMIAWDAFFPASQTMDFLFGASYRTFNFKFEGSDSIQVSMPGIYAGARVRM
- a CDS encoding phosphopantothenoylcysteine decarboxylase, coding for MASHDLHVSQISAALRAHSVDLVVSGSIGAVESVRFIRALRRIGAEVHPWLTQGGSLFTTETALSWAAARQVRTRFEGEASHIAQNDACVVAPASASLIGKIAHGLTHTPATALIASYLGQGKPVILVPNMHDSLLHSPMVAENLQKISSFCTVLAAREEEGKQKFPDPKQLADRVAHLLNQKHGRRFLITMGTTRGPIDDVRYISNYSSGALGTHITEEFYRYGHRVHVVAGPCLVRPQSYSTLTSVTTTDEMLKAVQDSAAGGLDGAIFAASVLDFVPAEKLSGKVRSKDELKVDFVRTPKIIAAVQQDLRFKVGFKLEVAADAHERDAIVTDYLKKYRLSHLVYNQLQDVNQTEHAAQAFAGTVSHPQSLSGKDAIAEYLVQEAGRMFHEQHN